Within the Maridesulfovibrio zosterae DSM 11974 genome, the region TCAATAATGCGTACTGCCATGAGCAGAATATCTCCTGGATAATAAACTTCATCCATCTCAAGCTGGCCTGTAAGCTGATTTACTCCTACTACATTTTTCCCCTTGGCTTCACCTTCCATAAGTACAGCTGTTACATGCTGCGCACCTATTCTGGCTGTTCCCATGTCGACAAGAGCAGTGTTGTCCACGCTGGTTGCTACTGCACGAACTTCGTGTACATCGGGCGATCCGGTATTCATTGACTGGTCATACTGCAACAGCCCGATAATGCCTGCGATCATCAGAATAAAAAAGATAGGGGAGATAAACCGTTTCATCGAGTCCTCATAATATTAAAAGGCCCCCGAGTTAACGGGGACCTTCTGATAATGAATTTGTAAACCAACAAAATTATTAACTGCTTTTATACAGCCTGTCAGTTTATTTATTGTAAGGAATTTTAGCGTATTTTTCCTGAGGACCATAAGTTTTACCAAGAAGAGCCTTGGAGTCAGTTTTCTTATCGGTAGAGAGCTTTGCTCCGATTGCTGCAGCAATGCGGGTAGGAATATCAGTGTTATCGATAAAGCCGTTGAAGTTCTGAGCTCCTACACCAATTGCAGACGCAGGAATAAAGGTTCCAGTATGAACAAAGGAGGTCCAGAATACACGTGATCTCTGTGAAACCAGGTCGGTTACAGCAACCATAGTAGGTGTATAAGAGTAACCATAGCTGACCTTTTCAGCTTTAGGCAGTGACTGGTTTTTATCCTGAACATTCATTGCGTCTGTCAGAACTTTGTTTTCTGATTCAGTGCGGTCAGTCAGGCCCCATTTACTTTCAATGTATTTAATGAAAGCTGCATGGCGTTTTTCAAGGTTAGATTCTTTTTTAGCGAGCTTGTTGTAAAAGCCGTTAAGATTGTCTTCTGCGGAAACAGAAACTTTTTCAAGAGCCTTGAGGTTAAGGAAATAACCTTTGGAGTCCATGGAGATACCAAGGCCTACACCACCTGTTTCATGGTCGGCTGCGGTAACAATCAGAGTTTCTTCTGGATGTTTTTTGTAGAAATCGTAAGCAACTTTTACTGCAGCGTCCATTGCAAGAGTATCCAGAATTGTGGATGCAGCGTCATGAGCGTGAGCAGCATGGTCAATGCGACCGCCTTCAACCATCAGGAAGAATGGTTTATCCTGAGCAGCAAGAGAATCAACAGCTTTTGCTGTCATTTCGGAAAGAGCTGGGATTTTGTTTTCTTTAAGGTTGCTGTTACGGCGAGCTATTTCGTAAGGGATGTGGCTGTATGCCAGTGCAGCAAAGACTTTATCACCTTTTTTGGGTGTGTAAGAGCGGAATGCATCACGGGTAGAATCACCAACAAAGAGAGTATAGCCTTTATCTGCAAACATTTTGACTACATCTTTGTCATCTTTACGTTTTGATTTCAGGCCCTTTTTGTTGTTTTTTGCAACGAAGTAGCGATATCCGCCGCCTGCAAAGAAGTCAAAGTCCGAGTTAGCCTGGTCAATAGCAATTGCGTCAGCAGCATTACGGTCAGTATTATGTGCTGAGAATGCTGCTGGAGTAGCATGTGTCAGTCTGGTTGTGGTAACAATACCGATTGCAAATCCTTTTTCTTTAGCTGCCTCAGCCAGAGTCGTAACGTTTGTTCCGTCAGGAAGCTTGGCGAGGTAACCGTTAGTGGTCTTATAGCCACATGAAAGAGCGGTGCCGCCTGCTGCGGAGTCAGTAATAAGGGTGTTGTCAGAATAAGTGGTAACTAAAGCTGTGTTTGGAAAAGTGTTCATTACCAGCTTTGCATCAGGATTGTTAGTTTCCATTTTATTGTAAAGTTCAGCAGCCATACGCTGTGTGGGGCCAAGACCGTCACCGATGAAATAGAAAACATACTTCGGTGCACCTGCAAAAACTGTGGTAGCCAACAGGGTAACACAGATAGCCAGAGTTAATGGGCGAATGATTCTTTTTAACATACTTCACTCCCTATAAGGGGTTATGGTTATGCAACATATCCTTTACATAAGTTCGGATATGTATGCGATGGTGGGCAACATCAACCCAATTTAATCCTCACTGATCAATTGGGTTGTATCAACAGTTGCCGGTAATGAACATGTTGAATGAAAAAGGTCTCCGGGTGAAAAACATGACTTTTTCATGTTTCACTCCTCCAGTCAGAGATCAAATCCAGTCAATGAAAGATATTCATTTTTAATAGTAATTTAAAAATTAAGTTCACATTAGAACAAATTTTCATATTGTCAACGAACTTTTTTTCGTATTAGTAAATTGAATAAAGTTGTTACATAAATGTAAGTTGTTTAAATATTAGTAATAAAAAATTAATTATAAGTTGTAACACAACTGTAACATTTCTTTGATTAAAAAAAGTCAATCAAGATTTTCAATTTTGAAAAACTACAAGCGTTTTAAATCTTAAAGTACCTATTGTTACTGCCAGTAGTGCAAGTAATGGCCATATTGAAGAGAATGATAATAGTGATAAGAATCCTGCACACAGTAATATGCTTGGAATACGCAGAAAAAGCGATGGGAAAATTTTTATTGCTGCGGATACTGCAATAAGTGAGTTTGCAAGAAAAAAGACATTCGCAAATGATATGACTTGTTCAAGAGTGATAAGACCAAAATGTAGAAGTAAAAGATTACTGAAATGAAAAGTAAACAATAAATACAGACTTCCTGTTGGCGCATCATTTACATTCCTTTTGGATAGTACAACAGGTAGTTTTTCTTTAGATGCAAGTGTAGCCAAGAGTCTTGCAATAGCTCCTACAAACATTAAATATGTGCAGATGCAAAGAGCAGTGCTAATGAGCATGATTAATATCTTGGAGTATTTACCAAGTAGTGATGTTACAATCATGTACATTGAAAAGTTGTTTATACTACCCGCGCTTGAATGTATGGATTGTATTGCTACAGCAACTAAAATATAGATTATGCAGATTGTTCCTGTTCCAATAGCGGTTGCCATAGGTATCGTTTTTTGGGGGGCACGAACTTCTAAAGTGTAGTTTCCTATTACCTCCCATCCTATAATAGCCCAGAACATTATCAGTAACGTTCTGCCCATATCCTGAATATTAATTTCTGTTACCGGAAGCAGGTATACCGGCATTGTTATTATAGTGTTGATGCTGCCAGCAGCAAGAACAAATGCAATTGCAAGACTTGATGCAAAGGCAATTGTCCCTACTGTGGTTATGCTTCGCATGAGTAGGATCATACATAAAATTAGTAGTCCTCCTGCTATGGCAGGGT harbors:
- a CDS encoding alkaline phosphatase, translated to MLKRIIRPLTLAICVTLLATTVFAGAPKYVFYFIGDGLGPTQRMAAELYNKMETNNPDAKLVMNTFPNTALVTTYSDNTLITDSAAGGTALSCGYKTTNGYLAKLPDGTNVTTLAEAAKEKGFAIGIVTTTRLTHATPAAFSAHNTDRNAADAIAIDQANSDFDFFAGGGYRYFVAKNNKKGLKSKRKDDKDVVKMFADKGYTLFVGDSTRDAFRSYTPKKGDKVFAALAYSHIPYEIARRNSNLKENKIPALSEMTAKAVDSLAAQDKPFFLMVEGGRIDHAAHAHDAASTILDTLAMDAAVKVAYDFYKKHPEETLIVTAADHETGGVGLGISMDSKGYFLNLKALEKVSVSAEDNLNGFYNKLAKKESNLEKRHAAFIKYIESKWGLTDRTESENKVLTDAMNVQDKNQSLPKAEKVSYGYSYTPTMVAVTDLVSQRSRVFWTSFVHTGTFIPASAIGVGAQNFNGFIDNTDIPTRIAAAIGAKLSTDKKTDSKALLGKTYGPQEKYAKIPYNK
- a CDS encoding APC family permease, with translation MKKKVIGTLQLSGLIVGAVLGSGIILLPPIAHMQLHDWSITAWTFIMSLGAVFAILFAKLALAFPGDEGVAIAVREAFGIRAGQLVSNYIICAVCVGPVAVLMTAAKTISTTFSIPANFNPAIAGGLLILCMILLMRSITTVGTIAFASSLAIAFVLAAGSINTIITMPVYLLPVTEINIQDMGRTLLIMFWAIIGWEVIGNYTLEVRAPQKTIPMATAIGTGTICIIYILVAVAIQSIHSSAGSINNFSMYMIVTSLLGKYSKILIMLISTALCICTYLMFVGAIARLLATLASKEKLPVVLSKRNVNDAPTGSLYLLFTFHFSNLLLLHFGLITLEQVISFANVFFLANSLIAVSAAIKIFPSLFLRIPSILLCAGFLSLLSFSSIWPLLALLAVTIGTLRFKTLVVFQN